A DNA window from Acinetobacter sp. 10FS3-1 contains the following coding sequences:
- the znuB gene encoding zinc ABC transporter permease subunit ZnuB, which translates to MMDWLDLLLPAWIMGTLLVFLTAPLGCLMLWRRMSFFADTMAHGTLLGVAIAGALSLPLWIGVTFLALLLVAILWILHDPRLPNDALLALCSATLLCSGLLFIQHLPSLRPELLSYLFGDLLTISWADLPTFAAVIILALAVLYKNWQAQIQIAIDPDMAVSEGVNAKWQRLIFMLLLALFTVLALRAVGSLLMGALLVIPALTARLLAHSPKQMVIWAFVIAQIGVTVGLWSSAGLNTSTGLTIVLTMAMLFALIFTLQKVRKSN; encoded by the coding sequence ATGATGGACTGGCTAGACCTCCTTTTACCTGCCTGGATCATGGGAACGCTCCTCGTGTTCCTCACAGCCCCACTTGGCTGCCTGATGTTGTGGCGCCGTATGTCCTTTTTCGCTGATACCATGGCACATGGGACTTTGCTCGGTGTGGCGATCGCGGGGGCCTTAAGCTTACCGCTCTGGATCGGTGTAACCTTTCTGGCTTTACTGCTGGTGGCTATTCTCTGGATATTGCATGACCCACGCCTGCCGAATGATGCTTTGCTGGCCCTGTGTTCGGCGACTTTGCTCTGTTCAGGTCTGCTGTTTATCCAGCATTTACCCAGTTTAAGACCGGAACTACTCAGCTATTTATTTGGTGATCTACTTACCATTTCATGGGCTGATTTACCGACCTTTGCAGCGGTCATTATTCTGGCCCTGGCGGTGCTCTATAAAAACTGGCAGGCACAGATCCAGATCGCGATTGATCCGGATATGGCAGTCAGTGAAGGGGTGAATGCCAAATGGCAGCGCCTGATCTTTATGCTGCTCTTGGCTTTATTTACCGTACTCGCGCTGCGTGCAGTAGGCTCCTTACTGATGGGTGCATTGCTGGTCATTCCAGCCTTAACTGCCCGACTGTTAGCTCATTCTCCCAAACAGATGGTGATCTGGGCTTTTGTGATTGCACAGATTGGCGTGACGGTTGGGCTGTGGTCAAGTGCCGGCTTAAATACTTCGACCGGCTTAACCATTGTCCTGACCATGGCCATGTTATTTGCCCTTATATTTACCCTACAAAAAGTTAGAAAATCAAACTAG
- a CDS encoding DUF523 domain-containing protein translates to MTKRYFISACLLGQKVRYDGQDCLIKEIVEQLLAQQYVSLCPEVHGGLAIPRPPAEIQQGSGLDVLHQQASVLDREGEDVSQAFIQGAYAALKVAQDFQVTDAILKANSPSCGSHLIYDGSFTGNKIQGDGVTAALFKQHGIKVITEEEFLANLSSLNS, encoded by the coding sequence ATGACGAAGCGTTACTTTATCAGTGCCTGTCTGCTTGGCCAGAAAGTTCGTTATGATGGACAAGACTGTCTAATCAAAGAAATCGTTGAGCAGCTCCTTGCTCAGCAATATGTCAGCTTATGCCCAGAAGTTCATGGCGGCTTGGCCATTCCACGCCCGCCCGCTGAAATTCAACAGGGTTCTGGACTGGATGTACTTCATCAGCAGGCATCGGTCTTGGATAGAGAGGGAGAAGATGTATCACAGGCCTTTATACAGGGTGCTTATGCGGCCTTAAAAGTTGCGCAGGATTTTCAGGTTACAGACGCGATTTTAAAAGCCAACAGCCCTTCATGTGGTAGCCATCTGATTTATGATGGTTCGTTTACGGGAAATAAAATTCAGGGAGATGGGGTTACCGCAGCCTTATTTAAGCAGCATGGTATAAAGGTCATCACAGAGGAAGAGTTTCTAGCAAATTTATCCAGTTTGAATTCTTGA
- a CDS encoding DinB family protein, with protein sequence MTAALEPLSDEDFCKDCGLFFQSISGTFNHLLLADHLWFSRFYHGFSPILPLNHILEPDRTALLKRLNQSCLQWQSLGTALNQDLLNSLISYRSSRGQALQLPYAATLIHVFNHATHHRGQITAALIMLDYASPELDMIYMLLDKQNSSTH encoded by the coding sequence CTGACGGCAGCACTTGAACCTCTCTCTGATGAGGACTTCTGTAAGGACTGCGGTCTATTTTTTCAAAGCATTTCCGGTACTTTCAATCATTTATTGCTGGCTGACCACTTATGGTTTTCCCGTTTCTATCACGGGTTTTCACCGATACTACCTTTAAATCATATTCTTGAACCAGATCGTACGGCCTTGCTCAAACGACTCAATCAAAGCTGTCTGCAATGGCAAAGCTTAGGCACTGCTTTAAATCAAGACCTTTTAAATAGCTTAATCAGCTATCGAAGCTCGCGTGGCCAAGCTCTGCAACTTCCTTATGCTGCCACATTAATACACGTTTTTAATCATGCCACCCATCACCGTGGGCAAATCACTGCTGCCCTCATAATGCTAGACTACGCCTCGCCTGAACTGGACATGATATATATGCTTCTAGATAAGCAAAACTCCTCAACTCATTGA
- a CDS encoding LysE family transporter: MSYQVWFAYMLACWVISISPGAGAIASMSSGLNYGFRQGYWNALGLQLALLVQIAIVAAGAGVLFATTPWAFLLVKWFGVIYLLYLAFLQWKAPVQSIQIQHELARKSAGKLLLNGFLVNLSNPKAIVFLLAVLPQFLDLSKPQWIQYVIMAATMIIIDLIVMAGYTGLAAKVLRLLSSAKQQKVMNRSFAVLFAGAAFLLSLVHQ, from the coding sequence ATGTCCTATCAAGTTTGGTTTGCCTATATGTTGGCCTGCTGGGTGATTAGTATTTCACCGGGTGCGGGTGCAATTGCGTCCATGTCGAGTGGCTTGAATTATGGCTTTCGTCAGGGATACTGGAATGCGCTGGGCCTACAGCTGGCCTTGCTGGTACAAATTGCAATTGTAGCAGCCGGGGCAGGAGTGCTTTTTGCCACAACACCTTGGGCATTTTTGCTGGTGAAATGGTTTGGAGTTATCTATTTACTTTATCTGGCTTTTTTACAATGGAAAGCACCAGTGCAATCTATCCAGATTCAGCATGAACTGGCCCGTAAATCAGCCGGAAAATTGCTGTTAAACGGTTTCTTGGTCAATCTGAGTAATCCCAAAGCGATTGTATTTTTGCTGGCTGTATTGCCGCAGTTTCTGGATCTGTCCAAACCGCAATGGATTCAGTATGTAATTATGGCCGCAACCATGATTATCATTGATCTGATTGTGATGGCCGGTTATACCGGACTTGCTGCCAAAGTTTTACGCTTACTTAGTTCAGCGAAACAGCAAAAGGTGATGAATCGGAGTTTTGCGGTCTTATTTGCGGGCGCGGCATTTTTATTAAGTCTGGTACATCAATGA
- a CDS encoding Dyp-type peroxidase yields MSAQSVILPLPSDHARFIVLRLQDLSLEELKQQLELLFSTRDRLITQHPQAQIKTAVAFGPELWSRLYSQSPAGFQQLEPIQGSFDMPVVPADVLIHIASARADICFALSQAFFEGIRDKVHVLDERVCFRYFDGRDITGFIDGTENPQFPDDRAEVALLGEDAGIFQDGSFIFAQRYAHDLEKWKKLKVDAQEQVMGRSKLESIELEDEVKPENAHVARTVVEDEEGEEMEILRHSLPYGDGRGDQGLFFIAYTKDLTIIDAMLERMFGTSGDGIHDRLLHFVTPMDGAYYFAPSEELLEEVLEG; encoded by the coding sequence ATGTCTGCCCAATCTGTAATTTTGCCATTACCCTCAGATCATGCTCGTTTTATTGTGCTACGTCTGCAAGATTTAAGCCTTGAAGAACTTAAACAACAATTAGAACTGTTATTTAGTACCCGTGACCGTTTGATTACCCAGCATCCTCAAGCACAAATTAAAACCGCAGTCGCTTTTGGCCCTGAGCTTTGGTCACGACTTTATTCACAAAGCCCTGCCGGCTTTCAACAGCTTGAGCCGATTCAGGGTTCATTTGACATGCCAGTCGTACCTGCAGATGTTCTGATTCATATCGCCAGTGCACGCGCAGATATCTGTTTCGCTTTAAGCCAGGCTTTTTTTGAAGGCATCCGTGACAAAGTTCATGTTCTGGATGAGCGTGTCTGCTTCCGTTATTTTGATGGCCGTGATATTACCGGTTTTATTGATGGGACAGAGAACCCGCAATTTCCTGATGACCGTGCTGAGGTCGCTTTACTCGGTGAAGATGCAGGCATTTTCCAGGACGGTTCATTCATTTTCGCACAGCGTTATGCACATGATCTGGAAAAATGGAAAAAGTTAAAAGTTGATGCCCAAGAACAAGTGATGGGTCGTAGTAAACTGGAATCCATCGAACTGGAGGATGAGGTAAAACCTGAAAATGCGCACGTTGCACGTACTGTAGTGGAAGATGAGGAAGGTGAGGAAATGGAAATTCTGCGTCATTCTCTACCTTATGGTGATGGCCGTGGTGACCAAGGTCTATTCTTTATTGCCTATACCAAAGACTTAACCATTATTGATGCCATGTTAGAGCGCATGTTCGGTACCTCTGGCGATGGAATCCATGACCGCTTGCTACATTTTGTAACTCCAATGGATGGCGCCTATTACTTTGCACCGAGTGAGGAGTTGCTGGAAGAGGTGTTGGAAGGGTAA
- a CDS encoding SAM-dependent methyltransferase — translation MKWLQRLRQAIPQHKYAIQATLLGDQAQLPWSNLGYWQAGEQDYVTACRHLADHLAQAVHLNSKDKLLDLGCGQGASLLHWQQQYQVQYLAGVELQPAYVSNIRQHLPELNAIYQTSFLHLKDMQLPQRFDVVLSLDAAYHSPVPLFLAQLRNVLNSNARIGFHHLVLTKNWEYLSPFKQRQYQLLLKSADVNLNDLMSVEVLQDCLTQFEFKNIQIEDLTEAVFSGFANYVETTLNSNKSKPNIKAQVLDDFKIQMTAKLCAKLYQDGVVRYVQVTAQAV, via the coding sequence ATGAAATGGCTCCAGCGACTGCGTCAAGCTATTCCTCAACATAAATATGCCATTCAGGCAACATTGTTGGGAGATCAGGCACAGTTGCCCTGGAGCAATTTGGGATATTGGCAGGCAGGTGAGCAGGATTATGTCACGGCCTGCCGTCATCTGGCTGACCATCTGGCGCAAGCCGTCCATTTAAATTCAAAAGATAAATTACTTGATTTGGGCTGTGGTCAGGGAGCCAGTTTGCTGCATTGGCAACAGCAGTATCAGGTCCAGTATCTGGCAGGTGTCGAGTTACAGCCTGCTTATGTCAGCAATATTCGACAGCATCTTCCCGAGCTAAATGCTATTTATCAGACATCTTTTCTGCATTTAAAAGACATGCAATTGCCCCAGCGTTTTGATGTCGTGCTTAGTCTGGATGCGGCCTATCATAGCCCTGTGCCGTTATTCCTGGCGCAGCTTCGCAATGTTTTGAATTCAAATGCACGAATCGGTTTTCATCATCTGGTCCTGACCAAAAACTGGGAATATTTAAGTCCATTTAAACAACGTCAATATCAGCTGCTGCTTAAATCTGCTGATGTGAATTTAAACGACTTAATGAGTGTAGAGGTCCTACAGGACTGTCTAACCCAATTTGAATTTAAAAATATTCAGATTGAAGATCTGACTGAAGCCGTATTTTCAGGCTTTGCGAATTATGTTGAAACAACTTTAAATTCAAACAAATCCAAACCAAACATTAAAGCGCAAGTGCTGGATGATTTTAAAATTCAGATGACTGCGAAGCTTTGCGCTAAGCTTTATCAGGACGGCGTGGTGCGGTATGTACAAGTGACTGCACAAGCAGTTTAA
- a CDS encoding FAD-dependent oxidoreductase — protein sequence MISLDIAVIGSGMAGLATARILQDAGHHITIFEALQGRGMDSHSLEFEGGLIDAPLRVMNPYLWKNTLSLATHLGIKTYPVRTYMACSWLFEDRTETWLTTSRSRIGNIPIINNRKGIQQYGWRLVKGLLQLKTALTKFFKSDHQDISLAEFINRNEIEEVFWHGAVMPVLYTICTCNPKTIGEWPAKPLLTFLRQLTDGDALLRLQGGTPALVDKLIEGIEIESGARIVSIKQQDDKVLVENSASLVKSFDRVVVATPTVHIEEFLDQSQFKDDIALLKKFKFEQGELVIHSDSSVMPPKRKDWAVLSYMMDRKFTRQQFTIWLNAIEPTLVGKSPVFQTWRPVTDIDPKKIISSVKLTRAVVDANTVALNQELQQRHLELNRKVFFCGSWSCDGLPILESAVTSAMKIAEILGAPLPFKGLKPKVEVAPQLGY from the coding sequence ATGATCAGCTTGGATATCGCAGTAATTGGTAGTGGCATGGCCGGACTGGCTACAGCCAGAATTCTTCAGGACGCAGGACATCATATCACCATCTTTGAAGCGCTTCAGGGTCGCGGCATGGACAGCCATAGCCTCGAGTTTGAAGGTGGCTTGATTGATGCCCCTTTACGTGTGATGAATCCTTATCTGTGGAAGAATACGCTGAGCCTGGCCACTCATCTGGGCATTAAAACCTATCCGGTACGTACCTACATGGCCTGTAGCTGGTTATTTGAAGACCGGACCGAAACCTGGCTAACCACTTCACGCAGCCGAATTGGCAATATTCCAATTATCAATAACCGTAAAGGGATCCAGCAATATGGCTGGCGACTGGTCAAAGGCCTGTTGCAACTCAAAACAGCGCTGACGAAATTTTTTAAATCCGATCATCAGGACATCAGCCTGGCAGAATTTATTAACCGTAACGAAATCGAGGAAGTATTCTGGCATGGTGCGGTGATGCCGGTACTGTATACCATCTGTACCTGTAATCCGAAAACCATCGGAGAATGGCCAGCCAAACCTTTACTCACCTTCCTGCGTCAGTTGACCGATGGGGATGCCTTGCTGCGTCTACAGGGCGGCACGCCAGCGCTGGTCGATAAACTGATTGAAGGCATTGAAATCGAAAGCGGCGCACGGATTGTGTCTATCAAGCAGCAGGATGACAAGGTACTGGTAGAGAATTCAGCCAGTCTGGTAAAAAGTTTTGACCGGGTGGTGGTGGCAACACCCACCGTGCATATTGAAGAATTTCTCGATCAGTCACAATTCAAAGATGACATTGCGCTGTTAAAGAAATTTAAGTTTGAACAGGGTGAGCTGGTAATTCATAGCGATAGCAGCGTGATGCCGCCGAAGCGTAAAGACTGGGCTGTACTGAGCTATATGATGGACCGTAAGTTCACCCGTCAGCAGTTTACCATCTGGCTGAATGCCATTGAACCGACCCTGGTGGGTAAGTCTCCGGTATTTCAGACCTGGCGTCCAGTCACTGACATTGATCCGAAAAAAATCATTTCTTCGGTGAAGCTGACCCGTGCGGTGGTAGATGCCAATACGGTCGCCCTAAATCAGGAATTACAGCAACGCCATCTGGAATTGAACCGTAAAGTCTTCTTCTGTGGTTCCTGGTCATGCGACGGCTTGCCGATTTTGGAATCGGCCGTAACTTCGGCAATGAAAATTGCAGAAATTCTGGGTGCGCCGTTGCCATTTAAAGGACTCAAACCTAAAGTAGAGGTTGCTCCACAACTCGGTTACTAA
- a CDS encoding pirin family protein, translated as MKKVIGVYRNQHMHWVGDGFPVKNLFSYDRLGQAISPFLLLDYAAPYHFDPATVQRGVGSHPHRGFETVTLAYQGEVTHQDSSGGGGTIQAGDVQWMTAGAGVIHEEFHSPDFARQGGLFEMVQLWVNLPAKDKMTAPAYQAITQAEIPRIEMDHEAGHIRVIAGEYGGHHGPAQTFSPINVWDGELKAEYETFLDVPAHHTTLLVLLKGELVVNGAQKVLDSSIVMFARDSDSVIQLQAYQDSQFVLLSGEPLNEPIQGHGPFVMNNKAEIIQAFEDFNQGRFGKIPVKS; from the coding sequence ATGAAAAAAGTGATCGGTGTGTACCGTAACCAGCACATGCACTGGGTAGGTGACGGCTTTCCAGTCAAAAACCTGTTTTCTTATGACCGCTTAGGTCAGGCCATCAGCCCATTTTTATTGCTGGACTATGCTGCGCCTTACCATTTTGATCCCGCGACGGTACAGCGCGGTGTAGGTTCACATCCACATCGTGGCTTTGAAACGGTGACCCTCGCTTATCAGGGTGAGGTCACACATCAGGACTCCAGTGGTGGTGGCGGCACGATTCAGGCAGGCGATGTGCAATGGATGACTGCAGGTGCTGGTGTGATTCATGAGGAATTCCATTCTCCAGACTTTGCCCGGCAGGGTGGCCTGTTTGAAATGGTACAGCTTTGGGTGAACTTGCCAGCCAAGGACAAGATGACTGCGCCGGCTTATCAGGCGATCACCCAAGCAGAGATTCCACGCATTGAAATGGACCATGAGGCCGGGCATATCCGGGTGATTGCAGGGGAATATGGAGGACATCATGGTCCTGCGCAAACTTTCAGCCCGATCAATGTATGGGACGGAGAGCTAAAAGCAGAATATGAAACCTTCCTCGATGTACCCGCACACCATACCACTCTACTGGTGTTGTTAAAGGGGGAGTTGGTGGTGAATGGCGCGCAAAAAGTGCTGGACAGTTCCATTGTTATGTTTGCCCGTGACAGTGATTCTGTGATTCAGTTACAGGCCTATCAGGACAGCCAGTTTGTGCTGCTCAGTGGTGAACCGCTCAATGAGCCAATCCAGGGGCATGGTCCATTTGTAATGAATAATAAAGCTGAAATTATTCAAGCCTTTGAAGATTTCAATCAGGGCCGCTTTGGTAAAATTCCCGTGAAGAGCTAA
- a CDS encoding LysR substrate-binding domain-containing protein: MHSFDDYYYFYLVVKHGGFSAASEAANITKSKLSRRILDLEAQFNVTLIQRSTRHFKVTPLGQEFFQECEKIIHQVECAHSVLLKQRSEPQGLIKLSCPSLMMHYQVRSLLNDFLQTYPQVQVEMELTSRRVDVLHDDIDLAIRTNFQANEDSSIVVRDVIKTTHCLIASPSLLKNRQIESPADLHQFPTIVLGTQKPHHSWLLQHISGHEQIEIPLQPRIKSNDLAGVYYSVMDGLGIADLPYLTVEKDIQAGRLIHILPEWCSNMGTVQLVYASRKGQRLVMEKLIEHLIQGLRTTATQHNGYIS, encoded by the coding sequence ATGCATTCATTTGATGACTATTATTATTTTTATCTGGTCGTGAAACATGGCGGCTTTAGTGCAGCCAGTGAAGCCGCCAATATCACCAAGTCCAAACTCAGCCGGCGCATTCTGGACCTTGAAGCACAGTTCAATGTCACCCTAATCCAGCGTTCCACACGCCATTTTAAAGTTACGCCCTTAGGTCAGGAATTCTTTCAGGAATGTGAAAAGATCATTCATCAGGTCGAATGCGCGCACAGTGTCCTGCTGAAACAGAGGAGCGAACCGCAAGGCCTGATCAAGCTCAGCTGCCCGTCACTCATGATGCACTATCAGGTGCGCAGCTTATTAAATGATTTTTTACAGACCTATCCTCAGGTTCAGGTAGAAATGGAGCTGACCAGCCGGCGTGTCGATGTGCTGCATGATGATATTGATCTGGCAATTCGTACCAACTTTCAGGCGAATGAAGACTCCAGCATTGTGGTTCGTGATGTGATTAAAACCACGCACTGTTTAATCGCCAGCCCAAGTCTGCTAAAGAACCGCCAGATTGAGTCTCCGGCAGATCTACATCAATTTCCAACCATCGTTCTGGGCACACAAAAACCACACCACTCTTGGCTTTTACAGCATATCAGCGGTCATGAACAAATCGAAATCCCCTTACAGCCACGTATTAAAAGCAATGATTTAGCCGGAGTATATTATTCGGTGATGGATGGCTTGGGAATTGCCGACCTGCCTTATTTAACCGTTGAAAAAGATATACAGGCAGGCCGCCTGATACATATTTTGCCCGAATGGTGTTCCAATATGGGCACTGTACAACTGGTCTATGCCTCACGCAAAGGACAACGTCTGGTGATGGAAAAGCTAATCGAACATCTGATACAGGGTTTAAGAACTACCGCCACCCAGCATAACGGCTATATAAGCTGA
- the ahpC gene encoding alkyl hydroperoxide reductase subunit C: protein MSLINTEVKAFKATAYHNGQFVEVSEQDMKGKWSVVFFYPADFTFVCPTELGDLADNYAEFQKLAVEIYGVSTDTHFTHKAWHDTSDVIGKIQYPLIGDPTWTLSKNFDVLIEAEGLADRGTFVIDPDGKIQIVEINAGGIGRDAQELLRKIKAAQYVYAHPGEVCPAKWKEGEETLAPSIDLVGKI, encoded by the coding sequence ATGAGCTTAATCAATACTGAAGTCAAAGCATTCAAGGCCACTGCTTATCACAACGGCCAGTTTGTTGAAGTGTCTGAGCAGGACATGAAAGGAAAATGGTCCGTGGTCTTTTTTTATCCTGCAGACTTTACCTTTGTGTGTCCAACCGAATTAGGTGATCTGGCGGATAACTATGCTGAATTCCAGAAGCTGGCTGTGGAAATCTATGGCGTATCTACCGATACTCATTTTACTCATAAAGCCTGGCATGATACTTCGGATGTGATTGGTAAAATCCAGTATCCATTAATTGGCGATCCAACCTGGACCTTGTCTAAAAATTTCGATGTGCTGATTGAAGCTGAAGGCTTGGCAGATCGGGGTACTTTTGTGATCGATCCGGATGGTAAAATCCAGATCGTTGAGATCAATGCCGGTGGTATTGGCCGTGATGCCCAGGAACTGCTGCGTAAGATCAAAGCAGCACAATATGTGTATGCCCATCCCGGAGAGGTATGTCCTGCGAAGTGGAAAGAAGGTGAAGAGACACTGGCTCCTTCAATTGACCTGGTCGGTAAAATCTAA
- a CDS encoding integrase → MDNLIYFPSDKIQSPYSEIKQFIDFVKQLSELNEDIKFDENYWKGEVNFVKTGISSKDRSPENLLHHSILEFAKAYVKYQRINSKLKTQDTILSIRAIEQICLDRYGEVDLTKLIIADFDLAAENAKENYKASSAYHVGRQLKILLDFLRQLKILALPDWKSPIKKPSEKSIVLDAESEEHRASKLPDEDAIFALADIFSRKDSELSGRDIFVTSAVSLLLAAPERASELFFLKHNCIHEEEVQTVSKSSLGLVADGSNIEKVLGIRWYAQKNYGYDIKFIPSVMIPTVKRAIKRLIKMSEKSRHLAYLLETSDKFPRHELCPKVPDDQLLKRSEVLLAMGFDVSQYDDSQANKSAKQFLKTRDIPIGDYEVCLNDLNIILRNRLPDGFPYVPFKTGNGVQVKWSEALFCCFANQFDKVKPTILSELWMPHIDTINEDLSPTKKKKKGSDELTNVQSIFQRWGYGDYSVSTHQFRHLLNTIANTNGMDSMLLAKWSGRADMKQNRVYDHTSVEDRNFGLIEMQKNEVGTVNTDSTFTFQIATPRTLQELNTKTTLSMHTTEFGLCTHSYIDEPCLKYRNCLNCTEHVCIKGDEEKKKRLQDRLRKEKILWAKDKEAVSKNVTGATVWLGTRELTIKRCEQLIALLDDSNILDGTPLSLPPSEDVTHLDLAYQKAGRKRIPVIENTQRKKIEDEPHLLSPALQMDLWI, encoded by the coding sequence ATGGATAATTTAATATATTTTCCATCTGACAAAATCCAATCTCCTTACTCCGAAATTAAGCAGTTTATTGATTTTGTTAAACAATTATCTGAATTAAATGAAGATATTAAATTTGATGAGAATTATTGGAAAGGCGAAGTAAACTTTGTCAAAACAGGTATTTCATCCAAAGATAGATCACCTGAAAATCTTTTGCATCATTCAATTCTAGAATTTGCCAAAGCCTATGTTAAGTATCAAAGAATTAACAGTAAGTTAAAAACTCAAGATACGATTCTTTCAATTCGGGCCATAGAACAAATATGCTTAGACCGATATGGTGAAGTTGATTTAACTAAATTGATTATTGCTGATTTTGACTTAGCTGCTGAAAATGCAAAGGAAAACTATAAAGCAAGTTCTGCTTATCATGTGGGTAGACAGCTAAAGATTCTTTTAGACTTTCTTCGCCAATTAAAAATATTAGCTTTACCAGATTGGAAAAGTCCAATTAAAAAGCCTTCTGAAAAATCAATTGTGTTAGATGCAGAGTCAGAGGAACATCGAGCTTCTAAACTTCCTGATGAGGATGCTATTTTTGCTCTAGCTGATATTTTCTCTCGAAAGGATTCAGAGTTGTCAGGTAGAGATATTTTTGTCACCAGTGCTGTGAGTTTGCTTCTAGCTGCTCCAGAACGAGCATCAGAGCTATTTTTCTTAAAGCATAATTGTATCCATGAGGAAGAAGTCCAAACGGTTTCTAAGAGCAGTTTAGGGCTTGTGGCAGATGGTTCTAATATTGAGAAAGTATTAGGTATCAGGTGGTATGCACAGAAAAATTATGGGTATGACATTAAATTCATTCCGAGTGTCATGATTCCAACGGTCAAACGGGCTATTAAACGTTTGATTAAGATGTCAGAAAAGTCTAGACATTTAGCATATTTGCTTGAGACAAGTGATAAATTTCCGAGACATGAGCTTTGTCCCAAAGTGCCTGATGATCAGTTATTAAAACGTAGTGAAGTGTTGTTGGCAATGGGGTTTGATGTGTCGCAATATGATGACAGTCAAGCAAATAAAAGTGCAAAACAGTTTTTAAAAACTCGTGATATTCCTATTGGCGATTATGAAGTCTGCCTGAACGATTTAAATATCATATTGCGAAATAGACTGCCAGATGGCTTTCCTTACGTACCTTTTAAAACAGGTAATGGCGTACAGGTTAAATGGTCTGAAGCTTTATTTTGTTGTTTTGCAAACCAATTTGACAAGGTTAAACCAACTATTTTGTCAGAATTATGGATGCCTCATATTGATACTATAAATGAAGACTTATCTCCTACCAAAAAAAAGAAAAAAGGAAGTGATGAGTTAACAAATGTTCAATCCATTTTCCAACGATGGGGATATGGTGACTACAGTGTGTCTACCCATCAATTTAGGCATCTTCTCAATACGATAGCAAATACCAATGGAATGGATAGCATGTTACTCGCTAAATGGTCAGGGCGAGCTGATATGAAGCAAAATCGAGTATATGACCACACTTCGGTTGAAGATCGTAATTTTGGCTTAATTGAGATGCAGAAAAATGAGGTTGGTACAGTAAATACTGATAGTACATTTACATTTCAGATCGCTACACCTCGAACTCTACAAGAGCTAAATACCAAAACAACATTGTCTATGCACACTACCGAGTTTGGACTTTGTACACATTCTTATATTGATGAACCCTGCCTAAAGTATAGAAATTGTCTTAATTGTACGGAACATGTCTGTATTAAGGGGGATGAAGAAAAGAAAAAACGGCTTCAAGATCGACTTAGAAAAGAAAAAATCTTATGGGCAAAGGATAAGGAAGCTGTTAGTAAAAATGTTACTGGTGCAACGGTCTGGTTGGGGACTAGAGAGCTTACGATTAAACGTTGTGAACAGTTAATTGCCCTACTAGATGATTCAAACATTCTTGATGGAACGCCTTTAAGTTTGCCGCCTTCGGAAGATGTTACACATCTTGATTTAGCGTATCAAAAAGCAGGTCGTAAACGTATCCCCGTTATTGAGAATACTCAACGGAAAAAGATAGAGGATGAACCACATTTGCTCAGTCCTGCATTGCAAATGGATTTATGGATTTGA